In Mycolicibacterium alvei, a single window of DNA contains:
- a CDS encoding TauD/TfdA dioxygenase family protein — protein sequence MSSIHVRPLREDLSFGARVTGVTLALLEDQQVRDRLRRVFHERGMILFEEVEPDGGLQVEISKVFGPLKDHPVPSVPRAGGALHPGVIEIGQAPREGNIVEVDGREVTSWLPWHFDHCYNNELNLAGVLRCVTGVSEGGETGFADGIHLYKILSPELRRQIEDRNILYSLNLRFAEMRFGLADGFREIQPHVRLQATIDYGKNLPRAVHPAVWTRDTGEKVLHISPWMAEGIEGEETSEGDELLEMVCREMLAGITPYFHTWRATDMVIWDNLRMLHAVSGHDPDEPRTMHRTTIQGDYGLGYFEGNVQGDKILEMTV from the coding sequence ATGTCATCCATCCACGTCAGACCCCTCCGGGAGGACCTATCGTTCGGCGCGCGGGTCACCGGCGTCACGCTCGCACTGCTGGAGGACCAACAGGTCCGCGACCGCCTCAGGCGCGTCTTCCATGAGCGCGGGATGATCCTGTTCGAGGAGGTCGAGCCCGACGGCGGACTGCAGGTGGAGATCAGCAAGGTTTTCGGCCCATTGAAGGACCATCCGGTTCCCTCCGTGCCGCGAGCTGGGGGAGCGCTACACCCCGGTGTCATCGAAATCGGCCAGGCTCCGCGCGAGGGCAACATCGTGGAGGTCGACGGCAGAGAAGTCACTTCATGGCTGCCATGGCATTTCGACCATTGCTACAACAATGAACTGAACCTGGCGGGCGTCCTGCGGTGTGTGACCGGTGTCAGTGAAGGGGGAGAGACCGGCTTCGCCGACGGCATCCACCTCTACAAGATCCTGTCGCCGGAGTTGCGCAGGCAGATCGAGGATCGCAACATCCTCTACTCCCTGAACCTGCGCTTCGCCGAGATGCGCTTCGGCCTGGCCGATGGGTTCCGGGAGATCCAGCCGCACGTACGTCTACAGGCGACGATTGATTACGGCAAGAACCTTCCCCGTGCCGTCCATCCCGCGGTGTGGACCCGCGACACCGGAGAGAAGGTGCTCCACATCTCGCCGTGGATGGCAGAAGGCATCGAAGGCGAGGAGACGTCCGAAGGCGACGAACTGCTCGAAATGGTGTGCAGGGAGATGCTGGCCGGCATCACGCCCTACTTCCACACGTGGCGTGCCACCGACATGGTGATCTGGGACAACTTGCGGATGCTGCACGCCGTCAGTGGCCACGATCCAGACGAGCCGCGCACCATGCACCGCACCACGATCCAGGGGGACTACGGGCTGGGCTACTTCGAGGGCAACGTACAGGGCGACAAGATCCTCGAGATGACGGTCTGA
- a CDS encoding dihydrofolate reductase family protein, whose translation MGKLIYGFNVSVDGYIADAQGNIDWSDPSEEVHQYWNDFERETALAFYGRRLYELMSAYWPTADKAPDATPLIVDFAQIWRDMPKVVFSRTLESVDWNSRLERGDPVEVVTKLKAETDGNLEVAGATLAAPIVQAGLVDEYRIVIAPTAVGGGTPFFPTLPSWISLRLLENRTFPCGTVLLRYETKHD comes from the coding sequence ATGGGCAAACTCATCTATGGCTTCAACGTGTCGGTGGACGGCTACATCGCCGATGCACAGGGCAACATCGACTGGTCGGATCCGAGCGAAGAGGTGCACCAGTACTGGAACGACTTCGAGCGGGAGACCGCCCTGGCGTTCTACGGGCGGCGACTCTACGAACTGATGTCCGCATACTGGCCGACCGCCGACAAGGCTCCGGACGCCACCCCGCTGATCGTCGACTTCGCGCAGATCTGGCGCGACATGCCCAAGGTCGTGTTCTCGCGCACCCTGGAGTCGGTCGACTGGAACTCCCGCTTGGAACGCGGCGACCCGGTCGAGGTGGTGACGAAGCTGAAAGCCGAAACCGACGGCAATCTCGAGGTGGCCGGCGCGACGCTGGCCGCGCCTATTGTGCAGGCCGGACTGGTCGATGAGTACCGGATCGTGATCGCGCCCACCGCCGTGGGTGGCGGCACCCCGTTCTTCCCGACACTGCCGTCATGGATCTCGCTGCGATTGTTGGAGAACCGCACCTTCCCGTGTGGCACGGTACTGCTGCGCTACGAGACGAAACACGACTGA
- a CDS encoding VanW family protein, producing the protein MQGKTLVLGALKGPSARGRSRRRLFLIVGVPLVLLALFYVVDLVITSGKVPRGVTAAGVSLGGLTPDAAEQRLREVVGPRAEHPIPVTVAGVEAEVDPNSIGLTLDARATVDQAGAQPLNPITRLTSFVVETPIAVASSLDEQAMTTTLEELGTTVAEDPVEGSVAFVDGRPVSSDPQIGRRLDIAAAVGVFNRDWASGEAVALPIVELAPKITSADVDSVVRDIAQPAVSGPITVSGGNGTRAVISEDTIAAALTFRAEDGRLVPDINENLIVDELRPQLAASETPLRNADIDFAATPPAKVPEQTGRRVDYDATLDDLLSVLTSTDDREITAKYVDERPMFTFDEINKLGPIEVIGEFQTSGFSGDSGKNIRRAAQQLDGIVVKPGETFSLNAATNPRNAASGYVEAGIIEHGRPARGVGGGVSQIATTLFNAGYFAGMEDIEHHEHSYYIGRYPAGREATVFDDVLDVKFRNDGPTSVQIQTEWTSSSITVRLVGIKRYEVTSSQSGRSRPTSPNTVRIPAGEACSASGGGPGFTITDTRTLRDIATGQTRTNSHTVVYDPIPKVVCGG; encoded by the coding sequence ATGCAGGGCAAGACGCTGGTGCTGGGTGCCCTGAAGGGGCCCAGTGCGAGAGGTCGTTCGCGTCGACGCCTGTTCTTGATCGTCGGCGTCCCGCTGGTTCTACTGGCATTGTTCTACGTCGTTGATCTGGTGATCACGTCTGGAAAGGTTCCCCGCGGGGTGACCGCCGCCGGTGTTTCGCTCGGCGGACTGACACCTGACGCTGCCGAGCAGCGCCTTCGCGAGGTGGTCGGCCCCCGTGCCGAGCACCCGATCCCGGTGACGGTGGCAGGCGTCGAAGCCGAGGTAGATCCGAACTCGATCGGCCTGACCCTGGACGCGCGCGCCACGGTCGATCAGGCCGGCGCGCAACCCCTGAACCCGATCACCCGGCTCACTTCGTTCGTTGTGGAGACCCCGATCGCGGTGGCCTCGTCGCTGGACGAACAGGCCATGACCACAACGCTCGAGGAGCTCGGGACCACCGTCGCCGAGGACCCGGTGGAGGGCTCCGTCGCTTTCGTCGACGGTCGGCCCGTGTCATCTGATCCGCAGATCGGCCGACGACTCGACATCGCTGCCGCCGTCGGCGTGTTCAACCGTGACTGGGCAAGCGGTGAGGCCGTGGCCCTGCCGATCGTGGAACTCGCGCCGAAAATCACCAGCGCCGACGTCGACTCCGTCGTGCGTGACATTGCGCAACCTGCTGTCTCTGGGCCGATCACGGTCAGCGGCGGTAACGGGACGCGGGCTGTCATCTCCGAGGACACCATCGCCGCGGCGCTGACCTTCCGTGCCGAGGACGGGCGCTTGGTGCCGGACATCAACGAGAACCTGATCGTCGACGAGCTCCGCCCCCAACTGGCGGCGTCGGAGACCCCGCTCCGCAACGCCGACATCGACTTCGCCGCCACACCGCCGGCCAAGGTTCCCGAGCAGACTGGCCGCCGAGTCGACTACGACGCGACCCTTGACGATCTGCTGTCGGTTCTCACGAGCACCGACGACCGCGAGATCACCGCAAAGTATGTCGACGAGCGGCCGATGTTCACCTTCGACGAGATCAACAAACTCGGCCCCATCGAAGTCATCGGCGAGTTTCAGACGAGCGGATTCTCCGGTGACTCCGGCAAGAACATCAGGCGCGCTGCCCAGCAGCTCGACGGCATCGTGGTCAAGCCAGGGGAGACGTTCAGCCTCAACGCCGCAACCAATCCCCGCAACGCCGCGTCGGGCTACGTCGAGGCCGGAATCATCGAACACGGCAGGCCTGCACGCGGAGTCGGCGGCGGGGTGTCCCAGATTGCCACCACCCTCTTCAACGCCGGGTACTTCGCCGGCATGGAGGACATCGAGCACCACGAGCACAGCTACTACATCGGTCGGTACCCGGCCGGCCGGGAAGCCACGGTGTTCGACGACGTGCTGGACGTCAAGTTCCGCAACGACGGTCCGACGTCGGTGCAGATACAAACCGAGTGGACGTCGAGTTCCATCACCGTCCGGCTGGTCGGTATCAAACGCTACGAGGTGACGTCCTCGCAGAGCGGGCGCAGCCGCCCGACGAGCCCGAATACCGTCAGGATCCCCGCCGGTGAAGCCTGTAGCGCCAGCGGCGGCGGGCCAGGGTTCACCATCACCGACACCCGCACCCTGCGGGACATCGCCACCGGACAAACCCGCACCAATTCCCACACTGTCGTCTACGACCCCATACCCAAGGTCGTGTGCGGCGGCTGA
- a CDS encoding GMC family oxidoreductase: protein MSPVAEFDFIIVGAGSAGCLLANRLSANPDHRVLLIEAGGKDNWFWIKVPVGYLYTIANPRTDWCFTTEPDPGLAGRSIHYARGRVIGGCSSINAMIHMRGQASDYALWAQATGDERWLWGGPDEPGETLAIYKKLEAYFGGADDWHGAGGEIRVERPRVRWKILDAWQAAAAEVGIAPIDEFNRGDNSGSSYFHVNQKRGRRWSMADAFLHPVAHRPNLTVYTQTQAVRLLMDDQVHEEQRRGAWTTAAHRATGVQLLKDGRIVDVHARREVILSAGAIGSPHLMQVSGLGPAELLTEHQVPVAVDLAGVGENLQDHLQLRTVYRIQGAPTVNTLYRNWITRAGMGLQYLLLRSGPMTMPPSTLGAFAKSDPALASPDMEWHVQPLSLPKFGESLHPFGAITPSVCNLRPSSRGHVRLANSDPLTYPKISCNYLSTETDRQVAVRGLQMTRQIMAAPSLSPYRPEELLPGPQLVSDDDLQQAAGELGTTIFHPVGTCAMGAFDAQGIPTSAATVLDTDCRVYRVAGLRVVDASAMPTITSGNTNAPVMLIAERAAQAILG from the coding sequence ATGAGCCCCGTCGCCGAATTCGACTTCATCATCGTGGGAGCAGGCAGTGCCGGTTGCCTGCTCGCCAATCGGCTCAGCGCCAACCCCGACCATCGTGTGCTCTTGATCGAGGCGGGCGGCAAGGACAACTGGTTCTGGATCAAGGTGCCGGTGGGCTATCTGTACACCATCGCCAACCCCCGCACCGACTGGTGCTTCACGACCGAGCCCGACCCAGGTCTGGCCGGCCGCAGCATCCACTACGCGCGAGGCCGCGTGATCGGCGGCTGCTCGTCGATCAACGCCATGATCCACATGCGCGGTCAGGCAAGCGATTACGCACTGTGGGCACAGGCCACCGGTGACGAGCGCTGGCTTTGGGGCGGCCCGGATGAACCCGGCGAGACCCTGGCAATCTACAAAAAGTTGGAGGCGTACTTCGGCGGCGCCGACGACTGGCACGGTGCCGGTGGTGAGATCCGCGTCGAGCGGCCGCGGGTGCGCTGGAAAATCTTGGACGCCTGGCAGGCCGCCGCCGCCGAGGTGGGCATCGCCCCGATCGACGAGTTCAACCGGGGCGACAACTCGGGCAGCTCCTACTTTCACGTCAACCAAAAGCGTGGCCGCCGTTGGTCAATGGCCGATGCTTTCCTGCATCCCGTCGCTCACCGACCCAATCTCACCGTCTACACCCAGACCCAGGCCGTGCGACTGCTGATGGACGACCAGGTCCACGAGGAGCAGCGTCGCGGCGCCTGGACCACGGCTGCGCACCGAGCCACCGGCGTCCAGTTGCTCAAAGACGGTCGAATCGTCGACGTGCACGCCCGCCGGGAGGTGATCCTGAGCGCCGGAGCCATCGGCTCGCCGCATCTCATGCAGGTCTCGGGTCTGGGGCCGGCCGAGCTACTCACCGAACATCAGGTGCCGGTGGCCGTCGATCTGGCGGGAGTGGGTGAAAACCTCCAGGATCACCTGCAGCTGCGAACCGTCTACCGCATCCAGGGCGCTCCGACCGTGAACACGCTGTACCGCAATTGGATCACCCGTGCAGGCATGGGACTTCAGTACCTGTTGCTCCGATCGGGGCCCATGACCATGCCGCCCTCCACGTTGGGGGCCTTCGCCAAGAGCGACCCCGCGTTGGCCAGCCCCGATATGGAGTGGCATGTGCAGCCCTTGTCCTTGCCGAAGTTCGGCGAATCTCTGCACCCTTTCGGTGCGATCACTCCCTCGGTGTGCAATCTGCGCCCCAGCTCGCGTGGCCATGTGCGCTTGGCCAATTCGGATCCGCTGACCTACCCCAAGATTTCCTGCAACTACCTGTCCACTGAAACCGATCGCCAGGTCGCTGTGCGCGGCCTCCAGATGACCCGGCAGATCATGGCGGCGCCATCCCTGTCCCCCTACCGCCCCGAAGAGCTGCTTCCCGGCCCGCAACTGGTGAGCGACGACGACCTGCAGCAGGCGGCCGGCGAACTGGGTACCACCATCTTCCACCCGGTGGGCACCTGCGCGATGGGAGCCTTTGACGCACAAGGCATCCCGACCTCAGCCGCCACGGTGCTCGACACCGACTGCCGGGTGTACCGTGTCGCCGGCCTTCGTGTGGTCGATGCGTCGGCGATGCCCACCATCACGTCCGGCAACACCAACGCGCCGGTCATGCTGATCGCAGAGCGCGCCGCGCAGGCGATCCTTGGATAA
- a CDS encoding YaeQ family protein, protein MALSATVFKVELGVSDVDHGYYADHTLTVARHPSETDERMVVRLLAFGLRAHRLSDVDGELAFGAGLSTPGVPDLRLADYTGRILEWINVGQPDERALGKAASRADQVLLFPFAAGVATWWRTVGPKVAGLPNLSVVQIPHAPVQQLAQTVDRRVSAQVMVIEGQVTMTVGGVDVTFTPEPLE, encoded by the coding sequence GTGGCCCTTTCTGCAACAGTATTCAAAGTCGAACTTGGCGTCTCCGATGTCGATCACGGTTACTACGCCGATCACACGCTGACCGTGGCCCGCCATCCCAGTGAGACCGATGAGCGGATGGTGGTGCGGTTGTTGGCGTTTGGGCTGCGCGCACACCGACTCAGCGACGTCGACGGTGAGTTGGCGTTCGGGGCGGGCCTGTCCACCCCTGGCGTACCGGACTTGCGGCTCGCCGACTACACCGGCCGGATCCTGGAGTGGATCAACGTCGGCCAGCCCGACGAACGCGCCTTGGGCAAGGCGGCCAGCCGGGCCGACCAGGTGCTGCTGTTCCCGTTTGCCGCCGGCGTGGCCACCTGGTGGCGCACCGTCGGCCCCAAAGTGGCGGGGCTGCCGAACCTGTCGGTGGTGCAGATACCGCACGCACCGGTGCAGCAACTGGCCCAGACTGTCGATCGACGGGTCTCGGCGCAGGTGATGGTGATCGAAGGTCAGGTGACGATGACCGTAGGCGGAGTCGACGTCACCTTCACGCCCGAGCCATTGGAGTGA
- a CDS encoding PaaI family thioesterase, with the protein MTSSLNRAGGFGALIGLEMVEFDRAGAHSLCRLTVAPEHLNPHGVLRGGAMYSMADQGMGAAVYCVLADGESCATIEVKIVYLAAVREGVVECESRVINKGMRVIALESELRNAGRLVAKALGTFAVFPAPTSS; encoded by the coding sequence ATGACGTCTTCCCTGAATCGCGCGGGCGGCTTCGGCGCGCTCATCGGCCTCGAAATGGTTGAGTTCGACCGTGCCGGAGCGCACAGCCTGTGCCGACTCACGGTCGCGCCTGAGCACCTCAATCCGCACGGCGTACTGCGCGGTGGGGCGATGTATTCGATGGCCGACCAGGGCATGGGCGCAGCTGTCTACTGCGTGCTCGCGGACGGTGAGTCCTGCGCCACCATCGAGGTGAAGATCGTCTACCTTGCCGCAGTGCGTGAAGGCGTGGTCGAGTGCGAGTCCCGCGTGATCAACAAGGGAATGCGGGTCATTGCCCTTGAATCGGAACTCCGAAACGCGGGCCGCCTGGTCGCCAAAGCGCTGGGTACCTTCGCGGTCTTTCCGGCGCCGACCAGCTCGTAG
- a CDS encoding antitoxin MazE family protein → MAVRERVGEYRRRMRERGLRPLQVWVPDVRTETFAAEAHRQASLVAAADENSDDQDFIEAISTRWDEE, encoded by the coding sequence ATGGCGGTGAGGGAACGAGTCGGTGAGTACCGACGACGGATGCGTGAGCGTGGCCTCCGGCCATTACAGGTCTGGGTGCCTGATGTGCGGACCGAGACCTTCGCGGCCGAGGCCCACAGGCAGGCCTCGCTGGTCGCGGCAGCGGACGAAAACAGCGACGACCAAGACTTCATTGAGGCAATCTCGACGCGGTGGGACGAGGAGTGA
- a CDS encoding type II toxin-antitoxin system PemK/MazF family toxin, translating to MNRGEIWTVVGGVYAAKPRPAVIVQDDLFDATSSVTLAPMTTTLLDAPLMRIRIGGGDGRLAGLDHDSDVMIDKLTTVRRSNVHARVGRLTAEQLVEIERAMMAYLGLAR from the coding sequence GTGAATCGAGGGGAAATCTGGACCGTGGTCGGAGGTGTTTACGCGGCGAAGCCGCGTCCGGCGGTGATCGTTCAGGATGACCTTTTCGATGCCACGAGTTCGGTCACCCTAGCTCCGATGACCACCACGCTGTTAGATGCGCCGCTGATGCGCATCCGCATCGGCGGCGGAGACGGGCGACTTGCGGGACTCGACCACGATAGTGACGTGATGATCGACAAGCTCACGACGGTCAGAAGGTCGAACGTCCATGCCCGGGTTGGCCGACTGACAGCCGAGCAACTGGTTGAGATCGAGCGGGCAATGATGGCATACCTCGGCCTTGCTCGATGA
- a CDS encoding type II toxin-antitoxin system PemK/MazF family toxin: MGAVPGRASRTGSPGLIWRGEVYYVDLGQPVGHEPPFRRLAAVVLVDIVNNGPGGLVVVVPITVGYRLRSHVEVESEGSGLDQASYARCDQLRMVSVERLSSRQTVLNPEQIQAIDQALRFILNL; this comes from the coding sequence GTGGGCGCAGTACCTGGCCGAGCGTCACGAACGGGATCACCTGGCTTGATCTGGCGAGGGGAGGTCTACTACGTCGATCTCGGCCAACCGGTCGGCCACGAGCCGCCATTCCGACGACTAGCGGCGGTGGTGTTGGTCGACATTGTCAACAACGGGCCAGGCGGCCTGGTGGTCGTCGTTCCCATCACCGTTGGCTACCGACTGCGAAGCCATGTCGAAGTGGAGTCAGAGGGCAGCGGACTTGACCAGGCCTCGTACGCACGCTGCGACCAACTGCGAATGGTATCCGTCGAACGTCTGTCATCACGACAGACTGTGCTCAACCCAGAACAAATTCAGGCCATTGACCAAGCGCTGCGCTTTATCCTCAACCTATGA
- a CDS encoding metallopeptidase family protein: MDARSVPESEDPFEKAIDDALGSLPAELRAAMSNVEIVVEGEPPDEQPLLGLYQGVPLPRRTSSYSGALPDKISIFSGPITRLAAGDAERLCREIRHVVLHEIAHHFGISDQRLIELDRY; encoded by the coding sequence ATGGATGCGCGTTCGGTGCCCGAGTCCGAGGATCCGTTCGAGAAGGCGATCGACGACGCGCTGGGCTCCCTCCCTGCCGAGCTTCGTGCGGCGATGAGCAACGTCGAGATCGTTGTCGAGGGCGAGCCTCCCGACGAACAGCCGCTACTAGGCCTCTATCAGGGCGTACCGCTGCCGCGGAGAACGAGCTCGTACAGCGGAGCGCTTCCCGACAAGATCAGCATCTTTTCCGGCCCGATCACGCGACTCGCTGCCGGCGATGCCGAACGTCTGTGCCGCGAGATCAGGCACGTCGTACTCCACGAAATCGCACATCACTTCGGGATAAGCGACCAGCGACTAATCGAGCTCGATCGCTACTGA
- a CDS encoding RES domain-containing protein, translating to MPLDKGRMLYRVYDGKWGYDEFNAGWGDTRFAPIDDPITGKRLSNMHLGESPTGVLLESVFHDVHQLGSMIAYDAHLHEKLLAHIEVPADATLGDLRDPELTRLNLKRSHVISSPAEHYPCTRRLAIAALAQKHDPPIQGLIWHSRQAELIKKPPEEVIILFGERYPSKRGSWQRSGPGSQNLYEGPGRLLVDEIAEELRALIETDKA from the coding sequence GTGCCCCTCGACAAGGGCCGGATGCTCTACCGCGTGTACGACGGTAAGTGGGGCTATGACGAATTCAATGCCGGCTGGGGTGACACCCGATTCGCCCCGATCGATGACCCGATCACCGGAAAGCGGTTGTCGAACATGCATCTGGGCGAGTCGCCTACCGGGGTGCTGCTCGAGTCGGTCTTTCACGACGTGCACCAGTTGGGCAGCATGATCGCCTACGACGCGCATCTGCACGAGAAGCTGTTGGCGCACATTGAGGTGCCGGCCGATGCCACGCTGGGTGACCTTCGCGATCCGGAGCTGACGCGGCTGAACCTCAAGCGCAGCCACGTGATCTCGAGTCCAGCCGAGCACTATCCATGCACCCGGCGCCTGGCCATCGCAGCGCTTGCGCAGAAACATGATCCGCCGATTCAGGGACTGATCTGGCATTCCCGTCAAGCCGAGTTGATCAAGAAGCCACCCGAAGAAGTAATCATCCTGTTCGGGGAAAGGTACCCGTCGAAGCGGGGTTCCTGGCAGCGGTCCGGACCCGGCTCGCAGAACCTCTACGAAGGCCCAGGGCGGCTACTCGTCGACGAGATCGCCGAAGAATTGCGTGCGCTGATCGAGACGGACAAGGCGTAG
- a CDS encoding alpha/beta hydrolase — protein sequence MVRFGHLLVNVPAKFVEDARQFYAVRPAGRGPRTTEELRAARSARNATAPSNPPADEYVVRDGEVAVPIRIFTPAHDPARGVYMDIHGGGFYMDCAARDDVRNRALADALNIAVVSIDYRLAPEHPWPAAPRDCEAVARWLIAHAQDRFGSQRLVIGGRSAGATLATTTLLRLRDTGHAESVAGAALQFGTFDLSAQTPAGRRIADEYFLDAYVGHVADRTNPDISPIYGDLDRLPPILMIVGDQDVLLEDNLAMASRLWAAGNDVEIRVYPESPHGFTGHSTEIAQRALDDVGSWMLDRIVSPNGRVVPFR from the coding sequence GTGGTCAGGTTTGGGCATCTGCTGGTCAACGTGCCTGCCAAGTTTGTTGAGGACGCCCGACAGTTCTACGCCGTCAGGCCGGCCGGGCGTGGCCCGCGCACTACTGAGGAGTTGAGGGCGGCCAGGTCGGCCAGGAACGCAACCGCTCCGTCGAATCCTCCGGCGGATGAGTATGTAGTGCGGGATGGGGAAGTCGCAGTCCCCATCAGAATCTTCACTCCCGCACATGATCCGGCGCGAGGCGTCTACATGGACATTCACGGCGGCGGCTTCTACATGGACTGCGCCGCCCGCGATGACGTCCGCAATCGCGCTCTAGCGGACGCACTGAATATTGCGGTGGTCAGCATCGACTATCGACTAGCACCTGAACATCCGTGGCCAGCGGCACCCCGCGACTGTGAAGCCGTTGCACGCTGGCTCATTGCACACGCGCAGGACCGATTCGGGTCACAACGATTGGTCATCGGGGGCCGGTCAGCAGGAGCGACTCTGGCGACGACCACCCTGCTACGGCTTCGGGACACCGGACATGCAGAGAGTGTCGCTGGCGCCGCGCTTCAGTTTGGGACATTCGACCTGAGCGCACAGACGCCCGCGGGTCGCCGCATCGCCGATGAGTATTTCCTTGACGCCTATGTGGGCCATGTGGCAGATCGCACGAACCCGGATATCTCGCCAATCTACGGTGATCTGGACCGGCTGCCGCCGATTCTGATGATCGTGGGGGATCAGGACGTGCTACTGGAAGACAACCTGGCAATGGCCAGTCGACTCTGGGCCGCCGGCAACGATGTCGAGATTCGGGTATATCCCGAGTCGCCCCACGGGTTCACAGGACATTCGACGGAGATCGCCCAACGGGCGCTTGATGACGTCGGTTCGTGGATGCTTGACCGAATCGTCTCACCCAACGGTCGAGTAGTGCCGTTCCGTTGA
- a CDS encoding type II toxin-antitoxin system Phd/YefM family antitoxin has protein sequence MRELRNSGGDVLRRVEHGERIVITRDGTPVAELRPLPRSSAGPAELIRRRKNLPPVDPDALRRDIDNLIDPSL, from the coding sequence GTGCGCGAATTGCGCAACAGTGGAGGAGACGTTCTGCGCCGTGTCGAGCATGGTGAGCGCATCGTCATTACTCGGGACGGGACACCTGTTGCTGAGCTACGGCCGTTGCCTCGTTCGAGCGCAGGACCTGCGGAACTGATTCGTCGCCGCAAGAATCTTCCGCCGGTGGACCCGGATGCCCTCCGGCGCGATATCGACAATCTCATTGACCCGTCACTGTGA
- a CDS encoding PIN domain-containing protein — protein MGQLSDPAELPDQSVISAITLAELSVGLSMAKLMSPVVAK, from the coding sequence TTGGGTCAGCTGTCTGACCCAGCCGAGCTGCCCGATCAATCGGTGATCAGCGCGATCACGCTGGCTGAGCTGTCCGTAGGTCTGTCAATGGCCAAGTTGATGTCCCCGGTGGTGGCCAAGTAG
- the istB gene encoding IS21-like element helper ATPase IstB produces MTKTPPLTATIPVAPPSVPALDADLDAGLRRLKLAAIRRSAPEVLITAKTQRWTPEEVLRTLVDTELAARDASNVVNRLKAAAFPVPKTLESFDVATSSIQPKVFDYLSSLEWIRAQHNLAIIGPAGTGKSHTLIGLGTAAIQAGLKVRYFTAADIVETLYRGLADNTVGKIIESLLRVDLIILDELGFAPLDDTGTQLLFRLVAGAYERRSLAIGSHWPFEQWGRFLPEQTTAVSILDRLLHHATVVITDGDSYRMKDAHHRKEQP; encoded by the coding sequence GTGACCAAGACACCACCGCTGACCGCGACCATACCTGTTGCACCACCGTCGGTCCCAGCGCTGGATGCTGATCTCGACGCGGGCCTGCGGCGGCTGAAGCTGGCCGCGATCCGGCGAAGCGCACCGGAGGTGTTGATCACCGCCAAGACACAACGCTGGACCCCCGAAGAGGTGCTGCGCACCCTGGTCGACACCGAACTGGCGGCACGAGATGCCTCCAACGTCGTCAACCGGCTCAAGGCCGCCGCATTCCCCGTCCCCAAAACGTTGGAGTCCTTCGACGTAGCCACCTCCTCGATCCAACCCAAGGTCTTCGACTACCTGTCAAGTCTGGAATGGATACGCGCACAACACAATCTGGCGATCATCGGGCCCGCCGGCACCGGCAAGAGTCACACCCTGATCGGCCTGGGAACCGCGGCGATCCAGGCCGGGCTCAAGGTCCGCTACTTCACCGCCGCCGACATCGTCGAGACCCTCTACCGGGGGCTGGCCGACAACACCGTCGGCAAGATCATCGAATCCCTGCTACGGGTCGATCTCATCATTCTTGACGAGCTGGGGTTCGCTCCACTGGATGACACCGGCACCCAGCTGTTGTTCCGCCTCGTCGCCGGCGCCTACGAGCGCCGCAGCCTGGCCATCGGATCGCACTGGCCCTTCGAACAATGGGGCCGATTCCTGCCCGAGCAGACCACCGCCGTCAGCATCCTCGACCGCCTGCTGCACCACGCCACCGTCGTCATCACTGACGGCGACTCCTACCGCATGAAAGACGCCCACCACCGAAAGGAACAGCCCTAA